A single genomic interval of Eurosta solidaginis isolate ZX-2024a chromosome 3, ASM4086904v1, whole genome shotgun sequence harbors:
- the LOC137246258 gene encoding uncharacterized protein isoform X2 has product MWWRQLRQENWHFFLDALSERTQTVKYVVNVGTFGNVTIPAAQENCTSSKNQVVSIANEDMIIKAPGYIWTYLKSITPGVEEEFVIIGHNSPYKENPNHSEFCEVDICDEIEWLKNSMFARLRHLPTLGYTFCCSAEEVAKKIDYIPFKANEIVTSTQEIPITEYIPSS; this is encoded by the exons ATGTGGTGGCGTCAATTGCGTCAAGAAAACTGGCATTTCTTCCTCGATGCCTTGAGCGAGCGCACTCAAACGGTGAAGTATGTGGTTAATGTAGGCACTTTTGGAAATGTTACTATACCAGCTGCTCAAGAAAATTGCACTTCATCTAAAAACCAAGTGGTATCCATCGCTAATGAAGATATGATAATCAAGGCACCAGGATATATATGGACATATTTGAAATCAATAACACCAGGTGTGGAGGAGGAATTCGTTATTATAGGTCATAATTCTCCATAT AAAGAAAATCCAAATCACAGCGAATTTTGTGAAGTTGACATATGCGATGAAATCGAATGGTTGAAAAATAGTATGTTCGCTAGATTAAGACATTTACCGACGCTGGGTTACACTTTCTGCTGTAGCGCTGAGGAAGtagcaaaaaaaattgattatatTCCTTTTAAAGCCAACGAAATTGTGACTTCTACACAAGAAATTCCAATAACAGAGTACATACCCAGCTCCTGA
- the LOC137246258 gene encoding uncharacterized protein isoform X1 yields the protein MSSLVFIVSLLLGCNYVLSCQITIRGHSPIFTMVFGSKTIVFRALSNILTLEDEETVRAHCRGITVSALPTTSSRQYQYGNRQMKQRIDISSPRQDTEVFTCESNSLKILGTSYEDVQVLCPVYPSLRLYESQKKLPKCANFTSYAFEFKLSETGDVIKSAVCYDLDHLELKFASYVTYEKKVVVYNKVEVGNESSLNLKQELNGFMKILKMLLHNLRNRTSMQMCSNSTV from the exons ATGTCCAGCTTAGTGTTCATTGTGTCTTTACTTTTAGGATGCAATTATGTGTTATCGTGCCAAATTACCATAAGAGGTCATTCACCGATATTTACAATGGTCTTTGGATCTAAGACTATAGTTTTTAGAGCGCTCTCAAATATATTGACTTTGGAAGATGAAGAAACTGTAAGGGCTCATTGCAGAGGAATAACAGTGTCTGCTTTACCTACAACTTCGTCTAGGCAGTATCAATATGG CAATAGACAAATGAAACAGAGGATTGACATTAGTTCACCTCGTCAGGATACGGAAGTTTTCACTTGTGAATCGAATTCATTGAAGATTTTAGGCACATCGTATGAAGACGTTCAAGTTTTATGTCCTGTTTACCCCagtttaagactttatgaaagTCAAAAAAAGCTGCCAAAATGCGCAAACTTTACGAGCTACGCATTCGAGTTTAAACTCTCGGAAACTGGCGATGTCATCAAATCTGCCGTCTGCTACGATCTGGATCATCTCGAATTAAAATTTGCATCTTATGTTACTTATGAAAAGAAAGTGGTGGTCTACAATAAGGTTGAAGTTGGTAATGAATCATCTCTTAATCTCAAGCAAGAACTTAATGGATTca TGAAAATTCTGAAAATGCTGTTGCACAATCTGCGAAATCGCACTTCAATGCAAATGTGTTCGAATTCGACAGTATAA